In Kineococcus mangrovi, the sequence GAGGATCACCGCGATGGCCGACGCCGGGCCCATGAGGTTGGCGCGGAAACCGGTGAGGTACATGTCCAGGGCCAGGACGCGGGTCGCGTCGTTCGGCCCCCCGGCGGTCAGGACGAAGATCAGGTCGAAGGTCGTGAGCGACCCGACGACCATGAGCGTCGAGGACGTGATCATCGTGTTCTTCAGCTGGGGCAGCGTGATGGAGAAGAACTGCCGCACCCGGCCGGCCCCGTCGATCTGGGCCGCCTCGTACATCGACCCGGGGATCTGCCGGATCGCGCCTTGGTAGATGAGGGAGTGGAACGGGATCCACTGCCAGGCGATGATGAAGATCACGACGCCCATCGCGAGGGTGCCGTCACCCAGCCAGTCCTGCGTGAGGATGCCGAGGTTCAGCCCCGGGCCGAGCCCGAAGTTCGGGTCCAGCAGGGCCTTGTAGGCGATGGACACGGCCGCGGCCGACAGCAGCAGCGGCAGGAAGAACAGGACCGCCAGCACGGCGCGGTAGCGCTGGCTGCCGGAGATGAACACCCCGAGCAGGATCGACAGCGGCGTCTGGGCGATCCACGACAGCACGATGACCAGGAACGTCACCCAGAGGGCGTGCGGGAGACCGGGGTCCGTGAGCACGGCCCGCCAGCTGTCGAACCCGGCGAAGCTGATCGCGCCGATGCCGTCCCACGAGGAGAAGCTCAGGGCGAACACCCCGAACAGCGGCAGGACCGCGAAGGCGACGAAGATCGCCAGCGCGGGCAGCACGAGCCACCCGAGCCTGCCCGTCGACGTGCGCTTGGACGAGGTGACCTTGCCCGAGGCGTAGGTGGGAGCCGTGCTCACGGACGCGCTCACGAGGCGGTCGCCGCGTTCATGGCGGTGGCGAACTCCTGCGGCGTGATGGCCAGGCCGAAGAGCTTCTCGATGTTGTCCAGCAGCGTCTCGGCCTGCGTCGGCGAGAGCGCCTGGTCCCAGGACTGCGCGAACGACGGGGCGTTGGTGGCCAGGTCGTAGACGAACGTCAGCCACTCCTCGTCGTCCAGACCGGCGAACTTGGCGTCGATGCCCTTGACGATCGGGACCTCGCCGCCTTCGGTGATGTACGCCTCGGCCTCCTTCTCCTGGAGCAGGCCGTCCGCGAAGTAGGCCAGGGCGATGTCCTTCTGCTCCTGGCTGGCCTGGGAGGACACCGACACGTACTGGGCCGGGTTGCCGAAGGCGTTCATCGGGTCACCCTTGCCGCCGGCCACCTCGGGGAAGTTCATGTACCCCAGGTTGCCCGCGGAGACGAAGTCGCCGCCGTCGGTCTTCATGCCGCCGTAGGTCCACGTGCCCTGCAGCATCATGGCGGCCCGGTCGGTGTACAGCAGCGCCTGGTCGGCGTTGGAGTCGGCCGTGACCGAGGCGAAACCCGTGATGAAGCCGTCGGCCCGGACGAGGTCCTGCACCTTGGTGAGGGCGTCGATGGCGGCCGGGTCGGTCCAGTTCGGCTGGCCCTCGTAGATGGACTCGAACAGCTCGGGGCCGCCGATGCGGTCGAACAACAGCTCCAGCCACATCATGTTCGTCCAGCGCGACTGCCCGGCCAGCGAGATCGGGGCGATCCCCGCCGCGTTGAACGTCGGGACCAGAGCCATGAGCTCGTCCCACGTCGTCGGCGGCTGCGCACCGACCTGGTCGAAGAGCTTCTTGTTGTAGAACAGCACGATCGGCTGCACCGTCTCGGTCGGCAGCGCGTAGATCTTGTCGTCGACCGTGCCGGCGGCGAACGCGGCGTCGAAGAGGCGGTCCTTGACGGCGGCGTTCTCCTGCAACCACGAGGTGAGGTCGTCGACCTGGTCGGCCTCGACGTAGCTGCGCAGCGTGCCGCCGCCCCAGCCGAAGATGATCGTCGGCGCCTGGCCGGCACCGATGGCCGTCTTGATCTTGGCCTTGTAGGCGTCGTTCTGGAAGGCGCTGGTCTGGATCTGCTGGTCCTCGTGGGCCTCGTTCCAGTCGTCCACCGCCGTCTGGCGGATGCCCTCCTTCGGCTGCCCCGACAGGATCCAGTCGGTCGCCGCACCCGAACCCGCGCCCCCCGGGCCCGAGTCGCCGCAGGAGGCCAGGACGGTGGCGACGAGCGGGGTCGCCGTCGCCAGGGCGAGGAAGGACCGACGCGATGCGCGGTTGTGATCCACAGTGATCTCCGTTGTGCCGAGCCGCAGCCCTGCGGCTGCTCCACCCCGCGGTCCCGGGCGGGACCGCGTCGAACGTGGTCGAAAAGCTTTCGACCACGCTGTCTGGCGATGACCATAAGAGGGCCCCGGTACCGCGGTCAAGCGCTCACCCTCCGGTGGTGGTGCTGCTCGTGCATGTCGTTGCGGGACAACGACAGGTTGGTCTCGAACGCATCTCGAAAACTTTCGAAAGGGGCTGGCGCCCAGGACCGTGCGGGTCGTATGGTCGACGCACTTCGAGTCGAGGAGGACCCGTGCTGGACCGTCCGCACACCCCCGCCCGGTCCAGGGACAAGGCGACCCTGGCCACCATCGCCGCGAGCGCCGGCGTCTCCGTGGCGACCGTCTCCAAGGTCGTCAACGGCCGGGAGGACGTGTCCGCGCAGACCCGCGCCCTGGTGGAGGACCTGCTCGTCCAGCACGAGTACGCGCCGCCGTCGACGCGCCGGGCGGTGGCCGGTCACGCGCTCGTGGAGTTCCTCATCGACGGCGACTTCTCCTCCTACGCCACGGCCGTCGTCGACGGGGTCGTGGAGGCCGCCGCCGGGGCCGACGCCTCGGTCGTCGTCGGCGTCCTGCGCGACCAGCGGGGCGGCCGCTACCCCTCGCCGCCGCGGTCGTGGGCCCGCGGGCTGGCCGCCGCCGGCCGCACCGGCATCATCGTCGTCACCGGTGAGCTGACGGGGGCGCACGTCGACGCCCTCGCCGCGGTGAACCTGCCCCTCGTGGTCATCGACCCGCTGAACCTGCCGCGCCGGGAGGTCACGAGCGTC encodes:
- a CDS encoding extracellular solute-binding protein, encoding MDHNRASRRSFLALATATPLVATVLASCGDSGPGGAGSGAATDWILSGQPKEGIRQTAVDDWNEAHEDQQIQTSAFQNDAYKAKIKTAIGAGQAPTIIFGWGGGTLRSYVEADQVDDLTSWLQENAAVKDRLFDAAFAAGTVDDKIYALPTETVQPIVLFYNKKLFDQVGAQPPTTWDELMALVPTFNAAGIAPISLAGQSRWTNMMWLELLFDRIGGPELFESIYEGQPNWTDPAAIDALTKVQDLVRADGFITGFASVTADSNADQALLYTDRAAMMLQGTWTYGGMKTDGGDFVSAGNLGYMNFPEVAGGKGDPMNAFGNPAQYVSVSSQASQEQKDIALAYFADGLLQEKEAEAYITEGGEVPIVKGIDAKFAGLDDEEWLTFVYDLATNAPSFAQSWDQALSPTQAETLLDNIEKLFGLAITPQEFATAMNAATAS
- a CDS encoding carbohydrate ABC transporter permease gives rise to the protein MSTAPTYASGKVTSSKRTSTGRLGWLVLPALAIFVAFAVLPLFGVFALSFSSWDGIGAISFAGFDSWRAVLTDPGLPHALWVTFLVIVLSWIAQTPLSILLGVFISGSQRYRAVLAVLFFLPLLLSAAAVSIAYKALLDPNFGLGPGLNLGILTQDWLGDGTLAMGVVIFIIAWQWIPFHSLIYQGAIRQIPGSMYEAAQIDGAGRVRQFFSITLPQLKNTMITSSTLMVVGSLTTFDLIFVLTAGGPNDATRVLALDMYLTGFRANLMGPASAIAVILVVVGLVLAQLLQRLGGRERNSQLEGA